One genomic region from Amycolatopsis sp. FBCC-B4732 encodes:
- a CDS encoding alpha/beta fold hydrolase, with protein MRATFPESSPEEELVQWCGFPAAEVEFGPAGELVGDRGAAVRELAGAPGVTDLVVLCHGWNDGHLVARLLCSALAGSMRSVGGAGRGIALVGVLWPSRKTAGPDAGLPERLDLLRDLVPGQRLTIDAAADLVPALPVRATARTAFAAALLSVATRGADDHEDASTQLFTLPGGTVMDRLGKAAATHLLDFLACYELKARADEVGVRGLAPLLATSPGGPQIHLVGHSFGARLVTAAAGSLPAGSLATLTLLQAAFSHFGFAADWGGGRAGVFRHVLDERVVRGPILVTHSAADFVVGVPYAIAARIGDAPYGAMGHDGAQRTAEAVTTELVPVTGTYRWRPGVPHNLRADRFVRSHTDVTGREIAHALCSAIAAS; from the coding sequence GTGCGCGCGACTTTCCCGGAGTCGTCGCCCGAGGAGGAGCTCGTGCAGTGGTGCGGTTTCCCGGCCGCCGAGGTCGAATTCGGCCCGGCCGGTGAGCTCGTCGGGGACCGGGGTGCGGCCGTTCGGGAGCTGGCCGGCGCCCCGGGCGTCACCGATCTCGTCGTCCTCTGCCACGGCTGGAACGACGGTCACCTGGTCGCGCGCCTGCTCTGCTCGGCCCTCGCCGGGTCGATGCGGTCGGTCGGCGGGGCCGGGCGGGGGATCGCCCTCGTCGGCGTGCTGTGGCCGTCGCGGAAAACCGCCGGGCCGGACGCCGGGCTGCCGGAGCGGCTCGATCTGCTGCGGGACCTCGTGCCCGGCCAGCGGCTCACCATCGACGCCGCCGCCGACCTGGTCCCGGCGCTGCCGGTCCGCGCCACCGCGCGCACCGCGTTCGCCGCCGCGCTGCTGTCGGTCGCCACCCGCGGCGCGGACGACCACGAAGACGCCTCCACGCAGCTGTTCACCCTCCCCGGCGGCACCGTCATGGACCGCCTCGGGAAGGCCGCGGCGACGCACCTGCTCGACTTCCTCGCCTGCTACGAGCTCAAAGCCCGCGCGGACGAGGTGGGCGTCCGCGGGCTCGCGCCGCTGCTGGCGACGTCGCCCGGCGGGCCGCAGATCCACCTCGTCGGCCACAGCTTCGGCGCGCGGCTGGTGACGGCGGCCGCCGGCTCGCTCCCGGCCGGCTCGCTGGCGACGCTCACCCTGCTGCAGGCCGCGTTTTCCCACTTCGGCTTCGCCGCGGACTGGGGCGGCGGCCGCGCGGGCGTGTTCCGCCACGTGCTGGACGAGCGGGTCGTGCGCGGGCCGATCCTGGTCACGCACTCCGCCGCCGATTTCGTCGTCGGCGTCCCGTACGCGATCGCGGCCCGGATCGGGGACGCGCCGTACGGCGCCATGGGCCACGACGGCGCGCAGCGGACCGCCGAAGCCGTCACCACGGAGCTGGTCCCGGTGACCGGGACCTACCGCTGGCGGCCGGGCGTGCCGCACAACCTCCGCGCGGACCGCTTCGTGCGGAGCCACACCGACGTCACCGGACGGGAAATCGCTCACGCGCTGTGCTCGGCGATCGCGGCGAGTTAG
- the hsaB gene encoding 3-hydroxy-9,10-secoandrosta-1,3,5(10)-triene-9,17-dione monooxygenase reductase subunit: MTAMAVDQAGFRSVLGHFCTGVTVVTGRDGDTLAGFACQSFAALSLDPPLVLFCPARTSRTWPVLAAAGRFAVNVLAEDQQEISAVFGARGADKFARVAWTPAPSGAPLLDGALTWIDCSLEAVHEAGDHYVVIGRVTALGAPSEARPLLFHRGRYAVTEPARDALAALMPWPRPDDWL, encoded by the coding sequence ATGACCGCGATGGCGGTCGACCAGGCCGGCTTCCGCAGCGTGCTCGGGCACTTCTGCACGGGAGTCACGGTGGTCACCGGCCGGGACGGCGACACTCTCGCCGGGTTCGCCTGCCAGTCGTTCGCCGCGTTGTCGCTGGATCCGCCGCTGGTGCTGTTCTGCCCGGCCCGGACTTCGCGGACCTGGCCGGTTCTCGCCGCGGCGGGGCGGTTCGCCGTCAACGTGCTGGCGGAGGACCAGCAGGAGATCAGCGCGGTGTTCGGTGCCCGGGGTGCGGACAAGTTCGCCCGGGTCGCCTGGACGCCGGCCCCGTCCGGGGCGCCGCTGCTCGACGGCGCGCTGACGTGGATCGACTGTTCTCTCGAGGCGGTGCACGAGGCGGGGGACCACTACGTCGTGATCGGCCGGGTCACGGCGTTGGGTGCGCCTTCGGAGGCGCGGCCGCTGCTGTTCCACCGGGGCCGTTACGCGGTGACCGAGCCGGCGCGGGACGCACTGGCGGCGCTGATGCCGTGGCCCCGCCCGGACGACTGGCTCTGA
- the hsaC gene encoding iron-dependent extradiol dioxygenase HsaC, translating to MGIRSLGYLRVEATDMAAWREYGLKVLGMVEGSGTDPDALYLRMDDFPARLVVSPGSADRLAVTGWEAANAGELAEIRSRLDSASVPYKEGTPDELADRRVDELISFDDPSGNTQEVFHGVALQHRRVVSPYGHKFVTGEQGLGHVVLSTKDDEASLRFYRDVLGFRLRDSMRLPPQLVGRPADGAPAWLRFFGCNPRHHSLAFLPMPTPSGIVHLMVEVENTDDVGLCLDRAIRRKVPMSATLGRHVNDLMLSFYMKTPGGFDVEFGCEGRQVDDDNWIARESTAVSLWGHDFSVGARPPGS from the coding sequence ATGGGCATCCGGTCACTGGGCTACCTGCGCGTCGAAGCCACCGACATGGCCGCGTGGCGCGAGTACGGGCTCAAGGTGCTCGGCATGGTCGAAGGCAGCGGCACCGACCCGGACGCGCTTTACCTGCGCATGGACGACTTCCCGGCACGGCTGGTCGTCTCACCCGGTTCCGCCGACCGGCTGGCCGTCACCGGGTGGGAAGCCGCGAACGCCGGCGAACTGGCCGAGATCCGGTCCCGGTTGGACAGTGCGTCCGTGCCGTACAAGGAGGGCACGCCCGACGAACTCGCCGACCGGCGCGTCGACGAGCTGATCAGCTTCGACGACCCGTCCGGCAACACCCAGGAGGTGTTCCACGGCGTCGCGCTGCAGCACCGGCGCGTGGTGAGCCCGTACGGCCACAAGTTCGTGACCGGCGAGCAGGGTCTCGGGCACGTCGTTTTGTCCACAAAGGACGACGAGGCGTCGCTGCGGTTCTACCGGGACGTCCTCGGCTTCCGGCTGCGCGACTCGATGCGCCTGCCACCGCAGCTGGTCGGCCGTCCCGCCGACGGCGCGCCCGCGTGGCTGCGCTTCTTCGGCTGCAACCCGCGCCATCACAGCCTGGCGTTCCTGCCGATGCCCACGCCGAGCGGGATTGTGCACCTGATGGTGGAGGTGGAGAACACCGACGACGTCGGCCTGTGCCTCGACCGCGCGATCCGCCGCAAGGTCCCGATGTCGGCCACCCTCGGCCGGCACGTCAACGACCTGATGCTCTCCTTCTACATGAAGACCCCGGGTGGCTTCGACGTCGAGTTCGGGTGCGAAGGCCGCCAGGTCGACGACGACAACTGGATCGCTCGCGAAAGCACCGCGGTTTCGTTGTGGGGACACGACTTCTCGGTCGGTGCGCGGCCGCCCGGGTCATGA
- the hsaD gene encoding 4,5:9,10-diseco-3-hydroxy-5,9,17-trioxoandrosta-1(10),2-diene-4-oate hydrolase, which produces MAAPEGKYVRAGSLNLHYHEAGAEHAETVILLHGGGPGASAWSNFGRNLPEFAKHYRTIAVDQPGFGRSDKPTEHPQYFRHSADAVAGLMDALGIERAHFVGNSLGGGAAVRLALNHGKRAGRLVLMGPGGLSVNLFAPDPTEGVKNLGRFAAHPSRERMEAFLRIMVHDQKLITDELIDDRFAAANTPESLAAMRAMGMSFAQPGTYEEGMLWREAHRLRQRVLLVWGREDRVNPLDGALVACKTIPRAQLHVFGGCGHWAQLEKFDEFNRLALDFLGSS; this is translated from the coding sequence ATGGCCGCTCCGGAAGGCAAGTACGTCCGTGCGGGTTCGCTGAACCTGCACTACCACGAAGCGGGCGCCGAGCACGCCGAGACGGTCATCCTGCTGCACGGCGGCGGGCCCGGCGCGTCGGCGTGGAGCAACTTCGGGCGCAACCTGCCGGAGTTCGCCAAGCACTACCGGACGATCGCCGTCGACCAGCCCGGGTTCGGCCGCTCCGACAAGCCGACCGAGCACCCGCAGTACTTCCGGCACAGCGCGGACGCCGTCGCCGGGCTGATGGACGCACTGGGGATCGAGCGCGCCCACTTCGTCGGCAATTCCCTCGGTGGCGGCGCGGCGGTCCGGCTGGCGCTGAACCACGGCAAGCGCGCCGGGCGGCTGGTGCTGATGGGGCCGGGCGGGCTGAGCGTCAACCTGTTCGCGCCGGACCCCACCGAAGGCGTCAAGAACCTCGGCCGCTTCGCGGCCCACCCCAGCCGTGAGCGCATGGAAGCGTTCCTGCGCATCATGGTCCACGACCAGAAGCTGATCACCGACGAGCTGATCGACGACCGCTTCGCCGCGGCGAACACCCCGGAGTCCCTGGCCGCGATGCGCGCGATGGGGATGTCGTTCGCCCAGCCCGGAACCTACGAAGAAGGCATGCTCTGGCGCGAAGCCCACCGGCTGCGCCAGCGCGTGCTGCTGGTCTGGGGCCGCGAGGACCGCGTCAATCCCTTGGACGGCGCGCTGGTGGCGTGCAAGACGATTCCGCGCGCGCAGCTGCACGTGTTCGGCGGCTGCGGGCACTGGGCCCAGCTGGAGAAGTTCGACGAGTTCAACCGGCTGGCCCTCGACTTCCTCGGGAGTTCCTGA
- the hsaA gene encoding 3-hydroxy-9,10-secoandrosta-1,3,5(10)-triene-9,17-dione monooxygenase oxygenase subunit — translation MNEQVIAGVRDLLPVLRERAQDTEDARNVPEESVKALQETGFFKMLQPKSFGGLETDPVSFYTAVKLIASACGSTGWVASILGVHPWHVALFDQQAQQEVWGADQDVRISSSYAPMGKAEVVEGGYRLSGRWSFSSGSGHCTWVLLGGPAFKDGKPVDFCTYLLPIADYAIVDVWDTVGLRGTGSNDIVVEDVFIPQHRALSFIATSKCKVPGQAINPGPLYRLPYGSVHPSTITAPIIGMAQGAYDAHVEHQRKRVRAAYAGEQSKEDPFAKVRIAEAASEIDAAWLQLTRNIEELYELAEREERLPTDLRLRVRRDQVRGTERAIAAIDRLFENSGGRAIQRGTPIQRFWRDAHAGRVHAANDAERAYVMFGTGAFGLPVENAMY, via the coding sequence ATGAACGAGCAGGTGATCGCCGGGGTCCGGGACCTCCTGCCGGTCCTGCGGGAACGGGCCCAGGACACCGAGGACGCGCGGAACGTCCCCGAGGAGTCCGTGAAGGCCCTGCAGGAGACCGGGTTCTTCAAGATGCTGCAGCCGAAGTCCTTCGGGGGCCTCGAAACCGACCCGGTGAGCTTCTACACCGCGGTCAAGCTGATCGCGAGCGCGTGCGGGTCCACCGGCTGGGTCGCCTCCATCCTCGGCGTCCACCCGTGGCACGTGGCGCTGTTCGACCAGCAGGCCCAGCAAGAGGTCTGGGGCGCGGACCAGGACGTGCGGATCTCGTCGTCGTACGCGCCCATGGGCAAGGCCGAGGTCGTCGAAGGCGGCTACCGGCTCTCCGGCCGCTGGAGCTTCTCCTCCGGCTCCGGCCACTGCACGTGGGTGCTGCTCGGGGGACCCGCGTTCAAGGACGGCAAGCCGGTCGACTTCTGCACCTACCTGCTGCCCATCGCGGACTACGCGATCGTGGACGTCTGGGACACCGTGGGCCTGCGCGGCACGGGGTCGAACGACATCGTCGTCGAGGACGTCTTCATCCCGCAGCACCGGGCGCTCAGCTTCATCGCGACGTCGAAGTGCAAGGTGCCGGGCCAGGCGATCAACCCCGGGCCGCTGTACCGGCTGCCGTACGGTTCGGTGCACCCGTCCACGATCACCGCGCCGATCATCGGCATGGCCCAAGGCGCCTACGACGCGCACGTCGAGCACCAGCGCAAGCGCGTGCGGGCCGCGTACGCCGGTGAACAGTCCAAAGAGGACCCGTTCGCCAAGGTGCGGATCGCCGAGGCGGCCAGCGAAATCGACGCGGCGTGGCTGCAGCTGACCCGCAACATCGAGGAGCTGTACGAACTGGCCGAGCGCGAGGAGCGGCTGCCCACCGATCTCCGGCTGCGCGTCCGGCGCGACCAGGTGCGCGGCACCGAACGCGCGATCGCCGCGATCGACCGGCTCTTCGAGAACTCCGGCGGCCGGGCGATCCAGCGCGGCACGCCGATCCAGCGCTTCTGGCGCGACGCGCACGCGGGCCGGGTGCACGCGGCGAACGACGCCGAGCGCGCCTACGTCATGTTCGGCACCGGCGCCTTCGGGCTCCCCGTCGAGAACGCGATGTACTGA